Genomic segment of Malus domestica chromosome 15, GDT2T_hap1:
AGCATGTAATCATACCACGCGCTTTTCTTCATCGGCCATAAGGCCAAAGAGGGAAATGATTGAGAAAACTTCAAAATGGTGCCGCAGATATTAGACGTCCTCGAAAGAGAAAGGAAGATTGGCAATATCAATATCAGTATCTGGTCCTACCTCAAAGCCGAGAACTCGGGCCTTGCCTATATGTTGGAACCTAGTCTTCATTCCCAAATCTGACCACTTTTGGATAATATGTTCGACATCAGGGCAGGTTAATGCAAGATCAAGAGACTCTTGGCATGCTTTTTGTAGGCCGTACAAGTCATTAGCTGAATGCTTCTTATGCAACTTCTGTATGTATTGCAAAGCCTCACCGAAAAACGGCGGGTGGCGATTTCGTCTAACTTTAATTAATGGCTCTTGTGGGGGTACCGGAGGAAGTTTGCTTTTGGCTTCCTTCCTTAAGTGCTCAAAGTGAGCTTTCATCTCCCTAGGAGTTTGATTTGCTTCTCGGATTCTTTAATTGTGGTTTCAAAATCATGATCGATTACCTTTTTTCCTTGAAGTAGCTCGGTCATGATTGATGGAGGTTGTTAGTCATCTTCATTACCCACCATTTCTTTCGACTACCATTTAGTGGCTGGGGTAGCTTGGGCTACTTATCAGCGAGCCATATAGTCTTTTCTCTGGCGGCGACATTTCTGCAATTTAGACAACGCGGTATATGCATTGGTAGAGGATTTGTGGCTATACCAACGTTGGTTGCGTGACTCAGGTGGCTTGAATGTTCACCGATTTGCAGGTGAACTTAAGTTGGCAGAGTTGCACGCATAATAATCTTCATTGTAAAATGGCGAGTTGAAATCAAGTCGTCATCTAGCCAAAGACAGCTTGTTATTCTGTGTTTAAGGGCCGAGCTTAACGAAAACTTTTTGGTGTTGGCTTGCAGTGAGCATTTTTTTAGATGTTGCTGCAACCGCAGACGCCAGTTGCGGTGCTTCAGCAAAAAGTGGCTGTTCCTTCGACTTAATTATGATGACGTTTAATTTGCACTGACTACATAAAACCATCAGCCTGTCAGTTTCCTCTGTGTTGGAGTCCGATATTGACTCGGCATAAGCTGGGTTTAAAAAGTATTTAGGTGGCTCGTCCGAAGATAGATCAACTTTCAATCATGGTTGAGAATTCTGTTTAGGGACGTACTGCATCAAGATGAATtcgcctttttcttttctcttgtcCTTGGGTAGATGAGCATCTACCGTGCTTACCTTCGTCGAAAGGAAAGGATCGGCATCAATGACCATTGGAGGTTTTTCGGGAAACAtgagtttgccattatcaattcAGCTTTGGATGGTGTCACGAAATACAACATAATTATTTGTCATATGGTTGTTTGAGTTGTGGTATTTGTAATACATCTTTCCTTTCAAATCTTCGACCTTGGGAATATTATGCCCTGGTCGAAGCTTGACCATTTTTGCAAGTAACAATTGGTCGAAGATGGCATCAGCCTTGGTGATGTCAAAAGTGTAGACCTTTAACGTTTTGATGGCGGCTTCCACAGAGGTCGAGTGGGTTTTCACATCTTTAGAATTAGCGTGAACCAACGCTTTGCATACGTACGATTTGTTAATTACTATCTCGGCCACATCTATGTTGGCATATTGGGACTCTTTGCCTTTGGTCGATGCATAACTTAACATTGGGCTTTTGTAGATCGTCCTTTGAGTTGGGGATTCTGAGATTTTCTCTTcttggagcaaataatcatattgctcgatcTGTTGAGCCAGTTCATACATATCTCACCATTTAAGGGAAGcctaacaaactcgacttcagggATGGGTACTCGGCACCAGTTTCTTGCCGACTGAAACCTCGTAAGATATTCCATTGGTGACTTGTCGAATGATCAAGCCATCCTAGCCAAAGAAGagactgacatttccatccctggcTGATAGAAttgctcatgaaatttcttgACTAATTCCTCCCAGTTTTGGATGGAGTTGGGTGAGAGGTTGATGTACCATGCGAATGCTGAGCCAATTAGCGAGAAATTGAATAGTCGGAGAAAAGATGATTCTCCAGTGAAAAGGCTAAAGTTTGAAATCTTGAATCTCTTAGGATACTCGAACCTTTCTACAAAGGCTGAATATGGGTGAATGAATTCTGGAAACTTCGACCCTTTTTTTAAGGTTGAATCAATCATTCTTTGGACTCAACCATGTCAACAGGCACCGTTTTTGCTCCTTGATCAGTTCTGACCAATCTGCTGCTTGATTCACCATTTTTCTCTAAGTCAATAATTTTGAGCTGAGCAGATCCTGTCTCGGCCTGTATCACTGAAAGGGGATTATCCTTTAGAAGATGAGGCTGCCTAGGTCGATCAGTGGGTCCAATGTCATGGAATTTATTAACCAGAACTTCGAGCAATCTGTTGTGCACAACGCTATTATCACACATCTTTTCAAGTATGCTTTTTACCTCACGGCTGAACATTTGCTCAAATTATAAGGATTGTTCTTCAAATCGTAGCCGGAGAAAATATCTAGATAGTGGATCGGAGGCCTCATCATTGTCATTGCCACAATCTCCTACTAGTCATTCAATAAAAATGCCTTTTATCATTTTGATGTGGATTTCTGCATCACGAGTCTGACCGCTTACATTAATTTCCTTTCCTGTGGCTTCAGGTGTCACGGCAGCATGAGGATTATGTGCTTGTAATAAGCCATCGTGTCCTGCGCTTTGGACTGTATATGGAAGATTAGTCGTTGACTTACCcatgattgttttcttttttaccgactGCGTTTCAATTTTCATGAACTTTGTAGTTTTaacactgggtcccactgggcgtgccaaaatgttgacaaTAAGAACTACCAAGACTACATGATGCGTAGGGcgagtaattaataatttaactacgtcattcggttgactGCAGGGCTGCCAACTCGTCAGTCGAGTTCGGtcggggagtaaaatatgttgatgtggtGTTGGGCgtgctgctgacttcttgatcttgcgattacggccgaggaaggaacacgtctcggcctttgggttctagagcctgaagacaaggctgctagtttctTTGAAGTTCACAAATTGTCGGCACCAGGTTTGGTCTCGGTAATTATATTCGTGAGAGTTAGGTTCACTGAACTGGTACCAAACAGTACAGACACAATTActcgaaaaagaaaaatgtcttGATTGTAAATGTGGTTCCGCCGTTTGAATGTTGAACTCTAAAATGTACTTGTGAATatcaaatcataaaataaaactcggttttcaatgtgccgagcctaatAACCTAGTAGCACTTCatttcgccgagaaggctgatgagatgacttCTACCAACAAGGACTTGGAAATCCTTGTtcaccgagacttggataaataaccaatcGGCCTTGTAGCAGTGTtgtctatccaaactgaaggtgctcctcgGTCAGCTGATTCTGCAACTTCAGTGCtgtctatccaaactgaagatgtcgccGATTGCCTTCACattgctatttatccaaactgaagatgtgttggagGGAAGAAATGGGAAGagggaaaaatctcaaggttgttgagaagctttgcgtagggcaatttgtgtgttaattTAGAGGGGCCCTGAATAATGCACTCCTTTCTCTAGTTATAGCAGTGAACCCCCTCATGGCTAAACTAGAAATGTACtcggattagaactcttcaaccCAATCTGATCAAGTTTCGGCCAATCCTAATCCCTATAAGACTTTGAACCAAGCTCCTTAACGAACCAGATTCATCCCCTAATTTTAAGCATCTTCAGCTTTAAGACTCCTTGTTGCACTAAGGTTCGACTACCTCACCCTTATATAAACCAATCCTCCTAGCAACAAGATTCGGGCGACCTTAACTGGACAGCCCATGATAAGATTCTAGATGAATGTTACTGGGCTGAGAACAACACTAAGCTCagcccaaaatattattttgagcCCAAACAGTTCCACAACTAATACtcatattttgaaaataatgaaGATCCCTTTTCTTAAAGGGCCTATATAAAtcttatatgtgtgtgtggaaATCTCTGATTTTAGAACCCTAAATGACACTTAACCCAGGGTAATGTTTGATAGCTATTTGGATTTTAAATGTTTTGGACATGATAAAGTTTAAAAGAGAAAAACGGAAAGAAGAATAGTAGTGAAAGAGAGAACAATAAAGAAGaatgtatatataaaaaaaatcttttaattttactcaaaaaaaaaatctttaatatgaaaacaaaacaacttaATATAGAATTTGCTTTCGATAAACAAAAGTTTGAAATatatttggtttttctttttctgcctGTGCACACTTCTACAATTTCTACATCTtacctaaggccatctccaaccaaaaggtccagagggccagaagGCTGAAAATAGCACgaaaactgtctccaaccgagggctaggccagagggctgtgGAATTTgagagggccccacggaatcgaAAACGGTTGAAGGGCTAGAGGGTTGGTTGCAAGCAGCCAGCTAGCCAGCCTGGGGCTGGCCAGAAAACTGCTTAATCCTGTCAGTTATAACTGATAGGAATTCTTAAAAAGAATTTTGAATCCAATGGCTAGCTGGCGCCagttaccgttggattcaatttttttttttaaattctcaaaaaattctattttttttttcctataaatacctaaaccattTATTCACCATTCCTTACAAAAATTTcaccattcctacaccatttcaattctcctATTTTCCTTCCTCTTTCAAAAATCTATCCttgaattttttcaataatttgcaAATGGCCTcgtctgcaatgaaaggtagggcttagacctgaaaagaagatgaagctctttgcaaggcttatagatgggtgtcagaagatagtgtgagggggaattgtcaaacaaatgacggtgtttggactcgtgtgtccaaaaaatacttagagttctatGAAGGCACCACTCCAATGAATATTCGaaaccacgagagttgttcttcaagatggaagaaacatctttAGCCAAGTTTGAACAAATGACATCAAGCATTGTTAGCAGCCGCAAGTAGACATGATAGTGGCGCTAATTACTACGAtgaagtaagtgttttcacaatttattttaaatatttaattatattacatttaatttcataaattaatttcctttaatttttttctaggtacgccaagaggaggaattgtatatggagagCAGCTCGaaaccctttcagtttcacAATTGTtaggaaatttgtaaagggtgggtgttatttgaagatccaccacAGAGAGCTCCTACGCCGGTGTTCGGAACTACATCCTCAACTGCagatatgaatgaagatggatctccaaccattcaacaaacaagggtagaaaatctGTCTTCGGGTGAAGGTTCCATACCTAGGGCTATAGGACGAAACAAGGCACGAAGGttgaaggaaaagggcaaggcaaaTGATGATTACGCCGCTCAACATGAAGTGGCGGCCTCATTGTGATTATTGGCGGAGCAAAATGCCCTTGAGGCGGAAGAAAGGAAATGTAGGCATGAAGAAcgggccaaacaaatacaaaaatagatggatgataagaatatggaaaggaacacttcgaattacactccaatgagtaaggcctattttgataggaaaaaaaaaagaaattatgagCCGACGGCAGTTGTTTACCtctgactatactcctacaatggcggatgataaagatgatgttgattatagatattaaatttatgttattttagttttttaatttaagttaatgttgttttcaaatttaatttgtagtttttaaatttaatttgtcgtttttaaattgtagttgtagtttttaaatataagttgttgtttttaaatttaagttgttgtagtttttaaatttaaataataaattatgtttagcTATATGGCTCTCTTATTTATCTACTCCTCTTTATTACTCCACTATATATAGTTCTAGTCTAGAACCGATCCCTCTAGAATCGCATGCCTAATTTGTGGTGGAAATTTATCCCAACAAAAGGAAGACGTCGTTACTTTTCACTTCTCAGAGGCAAAGTAAAGTTGCCATCCCGGCCAATGAAATGAAGTTTGCAATATGTACGAAAACGACACTATGATTTTCGATTTGCTCAGCCAGTACGTCAGCCCAGCCCAATCGTCACCGTACCATCCTCACCGCTACTCTATATATATACACCTCTTTTCAATTGCCCCTCCCTCACCATCGCTCTAGTTGTCTATTGTCTCATATATTCAGTGGAATTCAGTTTTAGTTGGTTTTTGTTActtttgagaaaaataaaatggtgGTAACTCCAGAGCAAGAGCACCCAAAGAAGGCATTTGGATGGGCTGCTAGAGATTCATCTGGCGTTCTCTCTCCCTTCAAATTCTCAAGAAGgttattattattctttatAGCTCtcccatttatttatttttcgtttgattttatttctctcaaatttgtttATGTGTACGTCTTAAACATCATAAACCCATTTTATTTCCCCTATTTTCTGATGTTGCACACCATAATCTGGCGTCGGTCTTTTGAtagaataaatataaaataaaaaatcaattaagcTTCATAATAAACAGGTTGTGTAAAAGGAGTATAACCACGTGCGGAAATGTTTGTTTGAATACAATCCTTAGGGAGTGTTTACATATTCGTAAACTAGAATTACAATAAAGAGTTAGTTTTCATTATGGCTACTGTAACACCATGGAACGTGTCACATAAAAGATGAAAAGGCCACATATCCAATAAGTACCGAAGAAGTTAATAGTTATAATTTTTGGGTAGTATTACTTTTACGAGATCTGAGTTTTCATTTATGTCTAAATTGAACTAATTTCGTTACAGGGAAACTGGAGAGAAAGATATTTGTTTCAAAGTTCTGTACTGCGGGATATGTCATTCGGACCTTCACATGGTCAAGAATGAATGGGGTTCCTCTGTCTATCCTCTGATTCCCGGGTACTTATTTCTTCTCAACTTTTTAATTCAGTGGCGTGACTTTGAGTTTGATTAGTCAAAcatatgttttcttttcttcgGATATATAGAAGATAGAGAGAGCTATTGAGCAAccaacaaaaaattggaagtgCTATTTAAATTTTCATACAATTAATTCGATAGAATATGTAATTAGTTTAGAGTGATGCTAGCAATTTCCATTTGTTTATGTTGGCGGAATTCATAGAAACAGAACCCGTAAGTACGATGCATGCAGCATGCTATAAAGAtttgtttatattattttttgtttaagaaATAAACAAGGGTAGGGTTTAGACTCTGAAATTAATCCGTGTTACAACTGAAATCAATACCTTAAAATACAAGTATTTCAAGCAATGGAGGAAATAGCTCTACCCCATAAATAAAGACAATTGGTAAAATGACCTAAATCCATAATAACATTCGTAAAGAAGTTCGCCCCTCCATCGACATCTATTTAAAATGgtattttcatataaatataCACATACACACTAGGCAATAGGCGTTCACACGCTCACATCCATCTTTATTGTTGATCACTTGatttttgaattgaaaaagttaaataaaaacaaaggatAAGATCAAATAAGAATGTTtataaggaaagaaaaaaatgtgtaTATTTATCCTTTTAATGCCTTCGCCAATATAGTCCGCACTTTTGGTAAATATTATTGCTGAATACAGACGAAAGTGACTATACAGACGCATACTGCACACTGCTAAATTAGCTATACAGTCATTGAGCCAAAGTAATTATTTGATGGCCATATAAATCCATGTGGCAAGCATTTAAGGTGGAACAACCATGACATATGATGGTCCCCTGATGATCTGTGGCCTGTATAGCTGGGtcatattttctttattttccagTAACATCAGGACTTTATTTGATTGCTAACAAGTGACAACAACTGAtttaagagcatcttcaatgaAGTTAGTGGAGGAAAAAGATGGTAGACCAATCTGAAAGTTTTTACTcatcatctttttaattttaattgtgtttttttaattttttttttttaatgaggcAATGGGGTTtggataaaataaaaattacccCTAGGTTTAACTTGCTGGAATTATCAAAGTTTTACCATTAGTCCTAATGAGTTCTTCTTCTAATTAGAAAATGATATTAGTTTAACTAAGTATGAACATAAATGGGAAATGCAGACATGAAATGGTTGGTGTAGTGACAGAGGTGGGAAGCAAAGTACAAAAATTCAAAGTTGGAGACAAAGTAGGTGTTGGATGCATGGTGGGTTCTTGCCACGCTTGCGACAGTTGTAACAACCACCTCGAGAATTACTGCCCCAAAATGATACTCACTTATGGTGCCAGGAACCTTGACGGCACCATAACATGTGGAGGTTACTCCGACATCATGGTGGCGGATGAGCATTTCATAGTCCGCATTCCAGAAAACCTACCTCTGGATGGTGCTGCTCCTCTCCTATGTGCTGGGATTACAACTTACAGTCCCTTGAGATATTTCGGACTTGACAAACCAGGCATGCATGTGGGCGTGGTGGGTCTAGGTGGTCTAGGGCACCTCGCGGTAAAATTTGCCAAGGCTATGGGGGTTAAGGTCACAGTGATCAGTACCTCCCCTaataagaaggaagaagctATTGAACATCTTCATGCTGATTCATTTTTGGTTAGCCGCGATGAAGATCAAATGCAGGTGATTATTTGAAGGATTTGCTTTTGTACTTTAAATTGATTAGGTAGACGGGCAGTACGGGCTGGTCCCCTAACTTTGATACTATCTTAAATTTCAAGTAGACGGGCTatgggcccactccaacaacatcaATATTATCCCCACTTGGTCACATGCTCAATCTATCAGGTGTGGAgttttaatataaaaagcctcagtgttagttagagtggggtaattctatttaaagaaTTTGTTCTCAAGTCTTCTGGCCGATGTGGAACAGAGCAATTCTAACATAATCTTATATGTCGTCATGTAAATCTTGTAGGCTGCCATGGGGACATTGGATGGTATCATTGATACGGTTTCCGCACTCCACCCTCTATTGCCTTTGATTGGTTTGTTAAAGTCTCATGGAAAGCTTGTGATGATTGGTGCACCCGAGAAACCACTTGAGCTTCCAGTTTTTCCTTTGCTCATGGGTAAGCATATCACTGTTCTCATAGTTTATCACTTCACTTACGTCTAGTTGTACATTTTTACAACCGGTGATAGGTCATATTTTCTAAGTTTGCTTTCGATTTTAACCTTGTAATTGTGCATTATAACCGGTGTATTATGTTATTAACAAACGTTTATTTTCTAAATATAGGAAGGAAGATAGTGGCCGGTAGTTGCATTGGAGGTATGAAGGAGACACAAGAGATGATTGATTTTTCAGCCAAGCACAAAATAACAGCTGATATTGAGGTTATCCCAATTGATTACTTGAACACTGCCATGGAGCGCCTTGTCAAAGCGGATGTTAGATACCGATTTGTTATCGACATTGGAAACACGTTGATATCTAGCTCTTAAATTTTGCATCATCTGTTGTTGGATATTGTGGCCGGGTTGAAGGAAGAAATTGGGTTTAATTAAGTTGTTCAATTTTGTTGTCTGGTAAACTTCTCGTGTGAAAATTATACATTACGAAACCAACTTGGTCCAGATGTTGGATTCTAAATAAAATGGCAAGTATGCTTTTATTTGGAAATgagttattttttatattttatttttttaatctaattACAAACAATAACTACTATAGGGTTACACTAAAAGGAAGAATAAGGGTTTAAACCTGGGACATTACGAGTTGAACAAAAAAATTTTAAGCACCATGGTAATCCATCGCTTGCTATGGGAGAATGAGGTTCAAGAGAGAATGAGGTTAaagatttgtttttattttatttttggtatcGTTGTGTACACGAAAGTTTCAttatttcaacaacaaaaacttGCGATAATAGATGTTAGCAAACCGACACCTTGTGGCCGTGGTTGGTTTAGGTATGCCCATGTAAACTAGTTTGCAAACGTGGGGCTTAAGATCACAGTAAAAATTGTGACAATACATCTTCATTTCCCTTTGTTTCCttatatggttttttttttttttcttttctctgtgTGTGTGGAAAGCAACGACAGATTCATTGAAAAGGCCACAACAGTACATCCAATGCAACAAGTAAGGTTGAGGCAAAGAATAGCTCACTCAACCGTTATATTTCTTCACCAAAAGGTCAACAATAAGATTAGGAGGTTTTTCAAACCAAGAACAAGAACCATGGGCATGGTGAGCTAAACGATGGACAATTCCCTTAGCATGTAGGCGAGTGTGGGCAAGAACAACTCCAGTGACCCCGAACAACACTTTTACATCCTCCACAATGTGTCCAATGAGAGACATGTTGATGAGAGGCTGTTGTAATGTTGTGATCTGGAGAGAATAGCACCCTAATTTTTTATAACCTTTTTCTGCAGACAACGCACCCCTTCTCTCTATGTTAATAATCAGGATTTGATTGATTTGAACAAGTTGCCATGTTTAATTTAGGTGCTTTTCTTTCTATGACCTAATTACTGACGTTTGTTGACCCGTTTGGAATTGCTTATCTAGAAAGGTCCTTATACTACTCTAAGCGCTTTTATTAAAAGTTGTTGGATATATATCAACAATCtatgataaatttatatatgctaataaataaacaGTGTATGAATAATGAACTAATATTAAACAGAAATATTGAAGATCGaagcttgcgtaccgcaatgtccttgaaacataaatttcgcccctactcaatgcttgtagttctccgGACGTCtgtttcaccaggattcaacgatcaagttagaattccagcaccggaaaacttAACTTCTAGCGAATTTCCTTATGGTACTCTCAGTAAGAATGCTATGGATTATAGAAGGAGATTTATGTTTTCTGTgttctaaatgccatgcagaCGGATGTATATATAGTGGGATTATGTCTGTTCGGAACAGGTATAAGAATGGGATGTGACTATTGGGAGACATCTCTTCAGATGGGGTGCAGTGCTCTCTGCGTTTTTCATTGACTcaagacttcatctgaaaagatgagtctgttcaaataaaaattaatttaattaaatttgaaattaattaaaaatatttaattttcagAGCCCAAGAGCCCCAGGCcaatcttttgataattaattatatattaattatgt
This window contains:
- the LOC114821662 gene encoding probable mannitol dehydrogenase, encoding MVVTPEQEHPKKAFGWAARDSSGVLSPFKFSRRETGEKDICFKVLYCGICHSDLHMVKNEWGSSVYPLIPGHEMVGVVTEVGSKVQKFKVGDKVGVGCMVGSCHACDSCNNHLENYCPKMILTYGARNLDGTITCGGYSDIMVADEHFIVRIPENLPLDGAAPLLCAGITTYSPLRYFGLDKPGMHVGVVGLGGLGHLAVKFAKAMGVKVTVISTSPNKKEEAIEHLHADSFLVSRDEDQMQAAMGTLDGIIDTVSALHPLLPLIGLLKSHGKLVMIGAPEKPLELPVFPLLMGRKIVAGSCIGGMKETQEMIDFSAKHKITADIEVIPIDYLNTAMERLVKADVRYRFVIDIGNTLISSS